A portion of the Candidatus Binatia bacterium genome contains these proteins:
- a CDS encoding methionine synthase yields the protein YLKSKTTRIPKITLPSPGLWANFWSAELSKSVYPTLDSFLADIVQILREEVAELVRLGARYIQLDAPHYGLLLDPKTRRFYEGQGWSVDQWLGKGIELDNAVMDGFPEVTFGFHV from the coding sequence TTTATCTCAAAAGCAAAACGACGCGCATCCCTAAGATCACGCTGCCAAGCCCCGGCCTGTGGGCCAATTTTTGGTCCGCGGAACTTTCAAAGTCCGTCTATCCGACGCTCGACAGCTTTCTCGCCGACATCGTGCAAATTCTCCGTGAAGAAGTTGCGGAATTGGTCCGTCTGGGCGCGCGCTATATCCAGCTCGACGCGCCCCACTATGGTCTTCTGCTCGATCCCAAAACACGGCGCTTTTACGAGGGCCAGGGATGGAGCGTCGATCAATGGCTAGGCAAAGGTATCGAGCTGGATAACGCCGTCATGGACGGTTTTCCGGAGGTGACCTTTGGGTTTCACGTCTGA